Within Desulfobacter sp., the genomic segment AAAACTGCTGGCAGGGGCAGTCAAGTACAATGAATCCGTCAACGGCGCATTTTTAAAATGATCGAAATTACCAACCTGAATTTCACCTACAGGGATGCCACTGAGATCTTCAGTCAATTCAGCCTCAGGATCCAAACCGGTGAATCCTGGTCCATCATCGGGCCCTCAGGGTGCGGCAAAACCACCCTGCTATACCTCATCGCCGGGCTGAAGCGTCCCTCATCCGGTCAAATACACATCGCCGGCAACCCCTTGACAGCCCCCAGGCCCTCCACCGGCCTTGTCCTCCAGGACCACGGCCTTCTGCCCTGGTCAACGGTACGTGAAAACACGGTCCTTGGGTTTAAAATCAGGCATCTCTACGGGCCCGACGGCAAACACTGCCCCACCCATGTCACCGCCGACGACAACCGGGAAAAAGAGCTGGCGGACCACTGGCTCTCCTGGCTGGGCATCGGCCACCTGGCGGAAAAATATCCGGGACAGCTCTCCCGGGGGCAGCGGCAGCGGGCGGCCATCGCAAGGACCCTGGTATTGGAGCCGGATCTGTTGCTCATGGATGAACCATTCTCCGCCCTGGACGCCCCCATCAGAAAAGAGCTGCAAAAGGTGATGAACCGGTTCCACAATGAAACAGGCCTGACCAGCATCACCGTCACCCATAACATTGAAGAGGCGGTTCTTCTGGGATCAAAAATCCTGGTGCTGGCATCCGGGGTAAACAGCGTCCCGCTTATCATAGACAATAAACTGGCAGGAAAAACGGAGGACACAGAGTCTCCGGAATTCATGGATGTCTGCCGGCAACTGCACCATGCCATGGGGGATATGCCATGAAAAAAAGGATCACATTCGGATCGGCCCTGATGGGGCTTGCCATGCTGCTATTGCTCTGGTGGATGGGGGCGCTGGTTGTAAACCGGCCCATCCTGCCCTCCCCTTTTACCGTGGTTCCCCTCTTCTTTTCCGCCATCACAGGAGAACTGGGCCTTCATTTTATGGCCAGTGCGGCCAGGGTCCTGGCCGCCGTCACCCTGGCCACCCTTTTTGCCGCCCCCGCCGGGCTGGCCCTGGGCCAGATACCCGCCCTGGACAGGATTGCAGGCCCCTTTATCGCCATTGTCTATCCCATCCCCAAAATTATTTTTCTGCCGGTCATCTATGTGCTCATGGGAATCACCGACCTGTCAAAGGTCACCCTCATCGCCATGATCATTTTTTTCCAGATCCTGGTGGTTGTCCGGGATGAGGCCGCAGGATTGAAAAAAGAACTGATCCTCTCGGTAAAATCCCTTGGGGCGGGGCAGCGGGCCCTGTTCAGATACGTCTACCTGCCGGCATCCATCCCGGCGGTGCTGACGGCCCTGCGCATTTCCACGGGAACGGCCATTGCGGTGCTGTTCATCGCAGAACAATCCCTCACTGAATACGGGCTCGGGTACTATATTGTTGTGGAAACCTACCAGGTGCTCATGTACAAGGAAATGTACACGGGAATCATGGCCATGGGCGTCCTTGGCGCCGCCCTTTATTTTGCCATCTATGCAATTGAGCTCAAGGTCAATAAACATCTTTATGTTGAGTAAAAAATGGAACAAGATATCACAAACTTCAAAAAATGGCAGCTGGCTGCCCGTCCCAAAACCCTTCCGGCCGCAGCCGCACCTGTTATTACAGGCGCGGCCTGTGCAATCCACGACGGCAGTTTTTCTTTTCTGATTTTCCTTGCTGCCCTGCTTGGCGCCTTTCTGCTCCAAATATCGGTAAATCTGGCCAATGATTACTTTGATTTCAAAAACCACATCGACACCGAAGACCGCCTGGGACCGCTGCGGGTGACCCAAAGCGGACTCATTAAGCCCGGGGCGGTGCGCAACGCCATGATCCTGACCCTATTTTTGGCGTTTATACTGGGCCTGTGGCTCATAAAATCAGGGGGCATGCCCATCCTCATCATTGTCATTGTTTCACTGATCTGCGCCCTTGGATACAGCGGCGGCCCCTATCCGATTGCCTCCAACGGCCTGGGGGAGTTGTTTGTCTTTATTTTCTTCGGGCCGGTCGCCGTCTGCGGCACCTATTACCTGCTCACCCACACCCTGTCATTCAAGGCCGTTGCCGCATCACTGCCCGTGGGATTTCTGATAACAGCCGTCATGGTTGTCAATAATCTCAGGGACATTGACACCGATGCCAAAGCGGGTAAAAGGACCCTGGCCGTCATCCTGGGAAAAGCAGGGACAAAAACAGAGTATTTTATCCTGGTGCTGGGCGCGTATCTCATCCCGGCCTGCCTCTTTGCCTTTAAGGTATATTCATTCTTTATCCTTCTGCCCCTTGTTTCCATGCCCCAGGCCTTTCCCCTGCTGGCCGTAATTTCCGAAAAAAAAGGCCCCATTCTCAATGAGACCCTGGCCGGGACCGCCAGGCTTGCCCTGGTTTACAGCATCCTCTTTTCCCTGGGCATCATTCTGGGCACAGGATGATAAATAAGTCACCAGTTCCAAACTCAATTCGCATTCAAATCCCGGAATAACACAGGGGGCCACCCGCTGTCCCCTTTTCGCACCTTAACTGGGTATAGGATCAAAAACAAAGGGTTGCAACCACGAGACCCTTCACCTACAACACACTAAAATAACAACCAAAAACTTACAATTATAGACAGCAGCAATATTGCACCCCCATTCTTAGGGCCCTTCAACAAAAGGGTTGCAATCATGCAAAAAACATGG encodes:
- a CDS encoding ATP-binding cassette domain-containing protein — translated: MIEITNLNFTYRDATEIFSQFSLRIQTGESWSIIGPSGCGKTTLLYLIAGLKRPSSGQIHIAGNPLTAPRPSTGLVLQDHGLLPWSTVRENTVLGFKIRHLYGPDGKHCPTHVTADDNREKELADHWLSWLGIGHLAEKYPGQLSRGQRQRAAIARTLVLEPDLLLMDEPFSALDAPIRKELQKVMNRFHNETGLTSITVTHNIEEAVLLGSKILVLASGVNSVPLIIDNKLAGKTEDTESPEFMDVCRQLHHAMGDMP
- a CDS encoding ABC transporter permease subunit produces the protein MKKRITFGSALMGLAMLLLLWWMGALVVNRPILPSPFTVVPLFFSAITGELGLHFMASAARVLAAVTLATLFAAPAGLALGQIPALDRIAGPFIAIVYPIPKIIFLPVIYVLMGITDLSKVTLIAMIIFFQILVVVRDEAAGLKKELILSVKSLGAGQRALFRYVYLPASIPAVLTALRISTGTAIAVLFIAEQSLTEYGLGYYIVVETYQVLMYKEMYTGIMAMGVLGAALYFAIYAIELKVNKHLYVE
- a CDS encoding 1,4-dihydroxy-2-naphthoate polyprenyltransferase, with product MEQDITNFKKWQLAARPKTLPAAAAPVITGAACAIHDGSFSFLIFLAALLGAFLLQISVNLANDYFDFKNHIDTEDRLGPLRVTQSGLIKPGAVRNAMILTLFLAFILGLWLIKSGGMPILIIVIVSLICALGYSGGPYPIASNGLGELFVFIFFGPVAVCGTYYLLTHTLSFKAVAASLPVGFLITAVMVVNNLRDIDTDAKAGKRTLAVILGKAGTKTEYFILVLGAYLIPACLFAFKVYSFFILLPLVSMPQAFPLLAVISEKKGPILNETLAGTARLALVYSILFSLGIILGTG